A genomic segment from Drosophila willistoni isolate 14030-0811.24 chromosome 2L unlocalized genomic scaffold, UCI_dwil_1.1 Seg168, whole genome shotgun sequence encodes:
- the LOC6643353 gene encoding trypsin beta has translation MVSWIIAFFRTDKAGYINHGSSDCLILNVLKMSRRLCLSLVGILSVLVALSQTASIQPLVIGGSEADISDYPYQVSVRLETYMLLHICGGSIYAPNVVLTAAHCIKGRYASYIRIVAGKNSIADLEEMGVKVSKLIYHTGYNKKSHVNDIGMIITREPLAYSAQVQPIALALDSPVAGAHAVVSGWGKRTEEDTALPAMLRAVHLNIVDRSVCGAQYLTKDYTITDEMLCAGSEDGGRDACDGDSGGPLAVDGVLVGIVSWGVGCGREGFPGVYASVAHHSAWIEEQAEPYL, from the coding sequence ATGGTATCGTGGATAATCGCGTTTTTTAGGACTGATAAGGCTGGCTATATAAACCATGGATCGTCTGATTGCTTAATATTGAACGTTTTGAAAATGTCGCGGCGCTTGTGTCTTTCACTTGTCGGAATTCTTTCGGTCCTCGTGGCCCTGAGTCAAACGGCATCGATCCAGCCTCTTGTTATTGGCGGTTCGGAGGCTGATATATCAGATTATCCATATCAGGTATCGGTCAGATTGGAGACCTATATGCTGTTACATATCTGTGGTGGAAGTATCTATGCACCGAATGTTGTTCTGACTGCGGCCCATTGCATTAAAGGACGCTATGCATCGTATATCAGAATTGTGGCCGGAAAGAATTCAATTGCGGATCTCGAGGAGATGGGCGTGAAGGTTTCCAAGCTAATTTATCACACTGGATATAACAAAAAGAGCCATGTCAATGATATTGGCATGATTATAACTCGAGAACCTTTGGCGTATTCAGCGCAAGTGCAACCCATTGCCCTGGCCTTGGACTCACCGGTGGCTGGAGCTCATGCAGTGGTCAGTGGTTGGGGCAAACGTACCGAAGAGGATACAGCTTTGCCGGCCATGCTTCGGGCCGTTCACTTGAATATTGTGGACAGGAGCGTATGCGGCGCCCAATATTTGACCAAGGATTACACAATCACCGATGAAATGTTGTGCGCCGGGTCGGAGGACGGCGGCAGAGATGCCTGCGATGGGGATTCTGGTGGTCCTCTGGCTGTTGATGGTGTCCTTGTTGGTATTGTGTCCTGGGGTGTGGGTTGCGGACGCGAAGGTTTTCCTGGTGTCTATGCAAGTGTGGCTCATCATTCCGCCTGGATTGAGGAGCAGGCCGAACCCTATTTATAG